One Elusimicrobiota bacterium genomic window carries:
- the ilvC gene encoding ketol-acid reductoisomerase — MVAKVYYDKDADFGLLKGKKIAMLGYGSQGHAHALNLRDSGAVVVIGTRKGGKTWDLASGHGWAPCTVSEAVKDADWVQMLLPDTAQAQVWQDEVAPNIKKGAALGFSHGFNIHFKTIVPPSHLDVVMVAPKGPGHLVRRTFEEGGGTPGLVAVFQDATGKAKQLALAYARGIGCTRAGTLETTFKEETETDLFGEQVVLCGGLVELIKNGFETLVEAGYQPESAYFECLHEVKLIVDLIYEGGIDWMNHSISDTAKYGEFTRGPRIISPKTKEEMKKILGEIQSGAFAKEWIAEDKAGRKNFTRMKEAYAAHPIEKVGSVLRAMMPWLKKRGMDRQK; from the coding sequence ATGGTGGCTAAGGTTTATTACGACAAGGACGCGGATTTCGGTTTATTGAAGGGGAAGAAGATCGCCATGCTGGGCTATGGCTCGCAAGGGCATGCCCATGCGCTGAATTTGCGTGACTCCGGGGCGGTTGTTGTGATCGGAACCCGTAAAGGTGGCAAGACCTGGGATCTGGCCAGCGGCCATGGGTGGGCGCCCTGTACCGTCTCAGAGGCCGTCAAAGATGCGGATTGGGTCCAGATGCTTCTCCCGGATACCGCTCAGGCGCAGGTTTGGCAGGATGAAGTCGCTCCCAACATTAAGAAAGGGGCGGCCCTGGGTTTCTCGCACGGTTTCAACATTCATTTTAAGACAATTGTTCCGCCGTCTCATCTGGATGTGGTCATGGTAGCTCCAAAAGGCCCCGGACATCTGGTCCGCCGGACGTTCGAAGAGGGCGGCGGAACCCCGGGACTCGTCGCCGTATTCCAGGATGCGACGGGGAAAGCCAAACAGCTGGCGTTGGCCTATGCCCGAGGCATCGGTTGCACGCGTGCCGGGACGCTGGAGACCACTTTCAAGGAAGAAACCGAGACCGATCTTTTCGGCGAGCAGGTGGTGCTTTGCGGTGGTCTGGTTGAATTGATCAAAAACGGCTTTGAGACGCTGGTGGAAGCCGGTTATCAGCCGGAATCGGCTTATTTTGAGTGTTTGCATGAGGTGAAGCTCATTGTCGACCTCATTTACGAAGGCGGAATCGATTGGATGAACCACTCCATTTCCGACACCGCCAAGTACGGAGAGTTTACGCGGGGCCCGCGGATCATTTCGCCAAAAACCAAGGAAGAAATGAAAAAGATCCTGGGCGAGATTCAGTCCGGCGCCTTTGCAAAGGAATGGATCGCCGAAGACAAGGCGGGCCGTAAGAATTTCACGCGGATGAAGGAAGCCTATGCCGCGCATCCGATTGAAAAGGTCGGATCGGTTCTGCGCGCCATGATGCCCTGGCTCAAAAAACGGGGGATGGACCGCCAGAAATAA